The following are encoded in a window of Eschrichtius robustus isolate mEscRob2 chromosome 1, mEscRob2.pri, whole genome shotgun sequence genomic DNA:
- the CIMAP1C gene encoding protein CIMAP1C encodes MKLPKGVRNPVFYGQQPERKVQVPSGQEVKQTPVVLATIKGPGPAKYLRPSCTGYTDHDVSMFQEPAYTLHTRHSEKRIMDICNPGPCYFLDPKITRFGMSSCPQVPMAERISNLRLSPTLASCHYHLEKTHPPGERRAPKYTFGYRCPYRVMDPNPGPNQYQLPLLLGPNLPANRAAPCYSLSPLDKNWFYKEDVAGGPGPAMHARPEPSVYQNRSPMYSVARRFAYPVDHTPRPGPGSHDVQQVTVHKSRMPAFTMGIKHSPHLCPLIVDIHD; translated from the exons ATGAAACTGCCCAAGGGGgtcaggaaccctgtgttctaTGGGCAGCAGCCAGAGAGGAAGGTGCAGGTGCCCTCAGGGCAGGAGGTAAAGCAGACCCCTGTTGTCCTGGCAACAATTAAAG GTCCGGGGCCTGCTAAATACCTCCGGCCATCCTGCACGGGCTACACAGACCACGACGTCTCCATGTTCCAGGAGCCAGCCTATACCCTGCACACCCGGCACTCGGAGAAGC GGATTATGGACATATGCAACCCTGGGCCATGCTATTTCTTGGATCCTAAAATAACTCGGTTTGGAATGTCCAGCTGCCCTCAGGTTCCCATGGCGGAGCGCATCTCTAACCTGC GCCTGAGCCCCACCCTGGCCTCCTGCCATTACCACCTGGAGAAGACCCACCCGCCTGGGGAGCGCAGGGCTCCCAAGTACACCTTTGGCTACCGGTgcccatacagagtgatggaccCCAATCCGGGCCCCAACCAGTACCAGCTGCCACTCCTGCTGGGGCCCAACCTGCCCGCCAACAGAGCTGCTCCTTGCTACAGCCTGAGCCCCTTGGACAAGAACTGGTTCTATAAGGAGGATGTGGCAGGAGGCCCTGGACCGGCCATGCACGCCCGGCCTGAGCCGTCTGTCTACCAGAACCGCAGCCCCATGTACAGCGTGGCCAGGCGCTTTGCCTACCCGGTGGACCACACACCTcggcccggccccggctcccATGACGTCCAGCAGGTCACGGTGCACAAGTCCCGCATGCCCGCTTTCACCATGGGCATCAAGCACTCGCCCCACCTGTGCCCACTGATTGTCGACATTCACGACTGA